The following proteins are encoded in a genomic region of Amia ocellicauda isolate fAmiCal2 chromosome 6, fAmiCal2.hap1, whole genome shotgun sequence:
- the gucy1b2 gene encoding guanylate cyclase soluble subunit beta-2, protein MSSHWRVWTVHGYGFINTCLKSLVVEKFGEETWEKLRIQAEVQDTFMTYEVYDDVITLRLVNEACKMLNVSSEVVLKLFGEYFFSFCKESGYDRMLRTLGGNLMEFIENLDALHSYLALSYQEMNAPSFRVERRKDGEMLLHYYSDRRGLCHIVPGIIEAVAKDFFNSQVHMTILNQSEEEERTGKKEHVVFLVIQKSNIVKRKARSDGGANYNKKRDKEAMEETLRKMKATYAALPPCPGRRSHWEIVRSIVRFGQGNLLNTFRPCYPEKLWMEETTFCNVFPFHIVFDGALKVKQTGVNIQKFVPGLQTMDIQVDEYFSITHPQVTFTIDSIRKFINSQFVLKTRREMMPEASKDLPMLKLRGQMVWMDTLGCMVYLCSPKLRSLGELEERGMHIADIAQHDTTRDLILLNQQRLAEIELSNQLERKKEELRILSRNLEVEKKKTETLLYAMLPRHVANKLKEGKKVEAGEFKECTILFSDVVTFTNICAACEPIHIVNMLNSMYSKFDRLTNVHDVYKVETIGDAYMVVGGVPIPADNHAERVANFALGMRIASREVTNPVTGHPIQIRVGLHTGPVLAGVVGDKMPRYCLFGDTVNTASRMESHGVPNHIHLSPTSYRALENKGFEITERGEIEVKGKGRMITYFLIQNLQLSEDEIMDRHSKESPLKTEGEEGAVSNRKDGEDFEREKMERASLQGANQETMLPPGGHLTHEATNSRFCNLF, encoded by the exons ATGAGTTCCCATTGGAGGGTGTGGACAGTCCATGGG TATGGGTTCATAAATACCTGCCTTAAGTCTCTGGTTGTTGAAAAATTTGGGGAGGAAACATGGGAAAAACTAAG GATCCAGGCCGAGGTTCAGGATACTTTCATGACATACGAAGTATATGACGATGTCATCACTTTGAGACTGGTGAACGAGGCCTGCAAGATGCTCA ACGTGTCTTCTGAAGTGGTCCTGAAGCTCTTCGGGGAGTATTTCTTCAGCTTTTGCAAGGAGTCAGGGTATGACAGGATGCTGCGGACGCTGGGCGGAAATTTGATGGAGTTCATTGAGAACCTCGATGCTCTCCATAGCTACCTTGCACTTTCTTATCAG GAAATGAATGCCCCCTCTTTTCGAGTGGAGAGGAGGAAGGATGGGGAAATGCTGCTTCACTACTACTCTGACAGGAGAGGCCTCTGTCATATTGTGCCAG GGATAATAGAAGCTGTGGCCAAAGACTTTTTCAACAGTCAAGTGCACATGACCATCCTCAACCAATCTGAGGAGGAAGAGCGGACGGGGAAGAAGGAGCACGTGGTGTTTCTGGTCATTCAGAAATCAAACATAGTCAAAAGAAAAGCGCGTTCAGACGGGGGAGCCAACTACAACAAAAAGCGGGATAAGGAG GCGATGGAGGAAACCTTGAGGAAAATGAAGGCAACGTATGCTGCTCTCCCTCCCTGCCCTGGGAGAAGATCACACTGGGAGATTGTGAGGAGCATTGTCAGGTTTGGACAAG GcaacttgttaaatacattcagGCCATGTTACCCCGAAAAGTTGTGGATGGAGGAGACCACATTCTGCAATGTGTTCCCTTTCCACATTGTTTTCGACGGGGCA CTGAAGGTGAAGCAGACCGGGGTCAACATTCAGAAGTTTGTTCCCGGCCTGCAGACCATGGACATCCAGGTGGATGAATACTTCAGCATCACGCACCCCCAGGTCACCTTCACCATCGACAGCATCAGAAAGTTCATCAACAGCCAGTTTGTCCTGAAGACTCGAAGAGAGATGATGCCAGAGGCCTCAAAGGATCTGCCTATGCTCAAACTCAGAG gGCAGATGGTGTGGATGGACACGCTGGGCTGCATGGTGTACCTCTGCTCCCCGAAGCTGCGCAGCCTTGGCGAGCTGGAGGAGCGGGGCATGCACATCGCCGACATCGCCCAGCACGACACCACGCGTGACCTCATCCTGCTCAACCAGCAGCGGCTGGCCGAGATCGAGCTCTCTAACCAGCTGGAGCGCAAGAAGGAGGAGCTGCGCATCCTGTCTAGGAACCTGGAGGTGGAGAAGAAGAAGactgagaccctgctgtacgCCATGCTTCCCAGACACGTGGCCAACAAGCTCAAGGAGGGGAAGAAAGTGGAAGCAG GGGAGTTCAAGGAGTGCACCATCCTCTTCAGTGACGTGGTGACTTTCACAAACATCTGTGCAGCGTGTGAGCCCATACACATTGTCAATATGTTGAATTCCATGTACTCTAAATTTGACCGGCTGACCAATGTCCACGATGTGTACAAG GTTGAAACTATAGGGGATGCCTACATGGTGGTTGGAGGTGTGCCAATCCCAGCGGACAATCATGCAGAGCGAGTGGCCAATTTTGCCCTGGGCATGAGAATTGCGAGCAGAGAGGTCACCAATCCTGTCACAGGGCATCCAATCCAG ATCAGGGTGGGTCTTCACACTGGACCAGTACTAGCAGGGGTGGTGGGAGACAAGATGCCAAGATACTGCTTATTTGGAGACACTGTCAACACTGCATCCAGAATGGAGAGTCACGGAGTGCCCAACCACATCCATCTTAGCCCCACATCGTACAG AGCCCTTGAAAATAAAGGATTTGAGATCACTGAAAGGGGAGAAATCGAGGTGAAAGGCAAAGGGAGGATGATTACTTACTTTCTGATCCAGAATCTGCAGCTCTCTGAGGATGAGATCATGGACAGACATAGTAAAGAATCACCCCTGAAGACAGAGGGTGAGGAGGGGGCTGTAAGTAACAGAAAAG ATGGTGAAGACtttgaaagagagaaaatggAAAGAGCCTCTTTGCAGGGAGCAAACCAAGAGACAATGCTGCCACCTGGTGGTCATCTCACCCATGAAGCTACAAACTCCagattttgtaatttattttag
- the c9h13orf42 gene encoding uncharacterized protein C13orf42, protein MFKKINAVFRPNQGQKSGDGYKTNGHQKACAVKLVRSTSMLIVGESRQKTSEASLKRSKSSISIESTSFYYYRQEDRIWLYSRTQDCLQYLEDLMALRKQYINSVNNLKNNGRKNNPSSQARPVPPAPPTKDTKIKPKAQAPAIPDEVNTLEYFDAIIASCDSEKESKPHVDNGHADVDFIVATSTSEHDLHSNWVLRDPRRFSMDESKLKKSDSKLQRKSESGTVSSKKRLQRNPIHLPKVVESAFQTLRFKPKEKK, encoded by the exons ATGTTTAAGAAAATCAATGCCGTTTTCCGGCCCAACCAAGGACAGAAAAGTGGGGATGGCTACAAAACTAACGGCCATCAGAAAGCATGTGCAGTGAAGCTGGTGAGGAGCACCTCGATGCTCATCGTAGGGGAGAGTCGTCAAAAGACCAGTGAAGCTTCCTTAAAGAGGAGCAAAAGCTCCATAAGTATCGAGTCGACGTCATTTTACTACTACAGACAAGAGGACCGGATCTGGTTGTATTCCAGGACTCAGGACTGCCTTCAGTATCTGGAGGATTTGATGGCTTTGAGAAAGCAATATATCAACAGTGTCAACAACCTGAAAAACAACGGGAGAAAAAACAACCCTTCTTCCCAGGCCAGGCCGGTTCCCCCTGCACCCCCCACCAAAGACACCAAG ATAAAACCAAAAGCCCAGGCTCCTGCCATTCCCGATGAAGTCAACACTCTGGAGTACTTTGATGCCATCATCGCTAGTTGTGACTCAGAGAAGGAAAGCAAGCCTCACGTGGACAATGGACATGCAGATGTTGATTTCATTG TTGCCACCAGCACCAGTGAACATGACTTGCATTCAAACTGGGTGCTTCGAGATCCAAGGAGATTCTCAATGGATGAGTCAAAGCTAAAAAAGTCTGACAGCAAATTGCAGAGGAAGAGTGAGAGTGGAACAGTCAGCAGCAAAAAAAGACTGCAAAGAAATCCCATACATCTACCCAAAGTGGTGGAAAGTGCCTTTCAAACACTTAGATTTAAACCAAAAGAGAAGAAGTAA
- the LOC136751783 gene encoding TLR adapter interacting with SLC15A4 on the lysosome, producing MLCESFLWTIPYGSDCETQVPSSAKEEKDCGRSDITSVINHALQSTADEVLNEPPLETWKSTGQFENKSPFWNKRPLRKSGSRKAAQYNRQISPVVDIPGQSRSNKETYLVPSSCKSICKDYNDLHIAGDQVMPISSSTVDLTIDSAVELAEGPFLHSSEIPPAMESPRPSPEFAQKRKVDSSCWRVGSAKDKSFLQHCRPLSNSMLNEYLEQKIMDLYKQYMVESMLNSNSPTTILASELILNNVDQITQQLSREQNMETTKAKDMVISCLLRVASGLQSSELSTPQLQISSNVRINC from the coding sequence ATGTTGTGTGAGAGTTTTCTTTGGACCATCCCCTATGGCAGTGACTGTGAGACACAGGTTCCTAGCAGTGCAAAGGAGGAGAAAGACTGTGGTCGTTCTGATATTACTTCAGTCATCAACCATGCATTACAAAGCACAGCGGACGAGGTTCTGAACGAGCCCCCACTGGAGACATGGAAGAGCACGGGGCAGTTCGAGAACAAGAGTCCGTTTTGGAACAAGAGGCCGCTCAGGAAAAGTGGGTCTAGAAAGGCTGCCCAGTACAACAGGCAGATCTCACCTGTGGTTGACATCCCAGGACAGTCGAGGTCCAACAAAGAGACATACCTGGTTCCTTCATCATGTAAGAGCATCTGCAAAGACTACAATGACCTGCACATCGCAGGGGACCAGGTGATGCCCATCAGTTCCAGCACTGTTGATTTGACCATTGACAGCGCTGTGGAGTTGGCAGAGGGTCCCTTTCTTCACTCTTCTGAGATTCCTCCTGCTATGGAGAGTCCCAGACCGTCCCCGGAGTTTGCCCAAAAGCGCAAAGTCGACTCCTCCTGCTGGAGAGTGGGGAGCGCGAAGGACAAGAGCTTCCTACAGCACTGCCGTCCACTGTCCAACTCCATGCTCAACGAATACCTGGAGCAGAAGATCATGGACCTGTATAAGCAGTACATGGTGGAGAGTATGCTCAACAGCAATTCTCCCACCACCATCTTGGCATCAGAACTCATCCTCAACAATGTAGACCAGATAACCCAGCAGCTCTCCCGGGAGCAGAACATGGAGACCACCAAGGCCAAGGACATGGTAATCAGCTGTCTGTTGAGGGTGGCCAGTGGTCTACAGTCTAGTGAGCTCAGCACCCCTCAGTTACAGATCTCTAGTAATGTTAGAATTAACTGTTAG